A region of Diospyros lotus cultivar Yz01 chromosome 3, ASM1463336v1, whole genome shotgun sequence DNA encodes the following proteins:
- the LOC127796560 gene encoding CRIB domain-containing protein RIC6-like, protein MGTNKMKGVLKGLRYITQIFDEDKEPEMQIGFPTDVKHVAHIGWDGPSVDSPSWMKEFDATAPQGAQGFQSAPLNANGEPINSEEDIKWVSEGSGRKGSLKAQDSANKEPSQKPKTTRRHSSAGGSPTPGSPKRDPSGKSGRASRKNSSEGSKSTRHKDSEALPDIPKKSHRKKPKDLGGSSKSSRSKQGPPAPDGQPLPGSESNGGLVSQNSSSRPPVEEDKG, encoded by the exons ATGGGGACCAACAAGATGAAGGGCGTTTTGAAGGGCTTACGATACATTACTCAGATATTTG ATGAGGACAAAGAACCGGAGATGCAAATTGGGTTTCCGACGGACGTAAAGCACGTGGCTCATATTGGGTGGGATGGACCCTCTGTAGACTCACCCAGCTGG ATGAAGGAGTTTGATGCAACGGCACCCCAAGGGGCCCAGGGATTTCAATCAGCACCGTTAAATGCCAATGGGGAACCAATCAACTCGGAGGAAGATATCAAATGGGTTTCTGAAG GTTCTGGCCGGAAGGGTAGTTTAAAAGCACAGGATTCTGCAAACAAAGAACCGTCCCAGAAGCCCAAGACAACCAGACGCCACTCTTCGGCAGGGGGTTCGCCCACACCCGGATCCCCAAAACGCGATCCGTCCGGAAAATCGGGCCGGGCATCAAGGAAAAACTCGTCGGAAGGTTCGAAGTCGACCCGCCACAAGGATTCGGAAGCCCTACCTGACATCCCGAAGAAATCGCACCGCAAGAAGCCCAAGGATTTGGGCGGGTCATCAAAGTCGTCGCGCTCGAAGCAGGGCCCGCCCGCCCCTGACGGCCAGCCCCTGCCCGGATCCGAGAGCAATGGCGGCCTGGTCAGTCAGAACTCCAGTTCGAGGCCGCCCGTAGAGGAAGATAAAGGATAA
- the LOC127796559 gene encoding piriformospora indica-insensitive protein 2-like encodes MALSSPSSPSSCLLGLLFFLIFSVLQRSIVVAQLSLNSEEQESVYRVLEAVNSEVPWRSLFPDDFCSSAPHGVACDFFVDGAAEAVHVTELSFGYVSDYSPNPPCTESSTVDSRLLLPFKHLRKLFFYKCFTERPVFMSAVSISASSLEELVFIENPSLVGSLAGQLGNLTSLRRLVLTGNNVSGEIPGGLGDLTNLEEIMLSRNKFSGEVRFSINKLKKLKVLDLSYNGLTGNIPESIGELPKLLKLDLSSNRFSGKIPHTLKNLKNLEFLDMSYNLFTNSGIPLCLAEMPNLKELYLSGNFFGGHIPEIWDKLGGIVGVGLSGTGLVGNIPASMGTFLRNVVYLGLDNNGLEGTVPEELGYLSSLNELNLENNNLKGRLPFSANFAAKLGDKLKLEGNPELCIDEGLWSPKIASSLGQLKLCKKPSLPNPVPFSGGILVTPVYLVSILGFFVSLMLVVA; translated from the coding sequence ATGGCTCTCTCTTCACCTTCTTCTCCGTCGTCTTGTCTTCTTGGTCTCCTCTTCTTTCTGATATTCTCGGTATTACAGCGTAGCATAGTGGTTGCACAGCTTTCGCTCAACTCGGAGGAGCAGGAATCGGTGTACCGAGTTCTGGAAGCCGTCAACTCGGAAGTCCCGTGGCGATCTCTCTTCCCGGACGACTTCTGCTCCTCCGCCCCCCACGGCGTCGCCTGCGACTTCTTCGTCGATGGCGCCGCTGAGGCAGTTCACGTCACGGAGCTGAGTTTCGGCTACGTCTCTGACTACTCCCCGAACCCACCTTGCACGGAAAGCTCCACCGTCGATTCTCGCCTCCTCTTGCCCTTTAAACACCTCCGAAAGCTCTTCTTCTACAAATGCTTCACGGAGAGGCCAGTCTTCATGTCCGCCGTTTCAATTTCGGCATCATCTCTCGAAGAGCTAGTGTTCATTGAAAACCCATCTTTGGTCGGTTCCCTCGCCGGCCAACTCGGTAACTTGACGAGTTTGAGGAGGTTGGTTCTCACAGGAAACAACGTCTCCGGTGAAATCCCCGGTGGGTTGGGTGATTTGACCAACCTGGAAGAGATTATGCTCTCGAGAAACAAATTCAGCGGCGAAGTTCGGTTCAGTATAAACAAGTTGAAGAAGCTGAAGGTTCTCGATCTTAGCTACAATGGGTTAACCGGAAACATTCCGGAATCAATCGGCGAACTACCGAAGCTTCTAAAGCTCGACCTCAGCTCGAATCGATTTTCAGGGAAAATACCACATACCTTAAAGAATctgaagaatttggagtttctggACATGAGTTACAACCTATTCACGAACTCTGGAATCCCGCTATGCTTAGCAGAAATGCCCAACCTGAAGGAGCTGTACCTGAGTGGAAACTTCTTTGGAGGGCACATTCCGGAAATTTGGGACAAACTCGGGGGCATTGTGGGAGTAGGACTCTCCGGGACCGGACTCGTCGGGAATATCCCGGCCTCGATGGGGACATTTCTGAGAAACGTGGTTTATTTGGGCCTGGATAACAATGGGCTTGAAGGGACAGTGCCTGAAGAGCTCGGATACCTGTCTTCtctgaatgaattgaatttagAGAACAATAACCTGAAGGGCAGGCTGCCATTTTCTGCCAATTTTGCAGCCAAGTTAGGCGACAAGCTCAAGTTGGAGGGCAACCCAGAACTGTGCATCGATGAGGGTCTCTGGTCCCCCAAAATTGCCTCTAGTTTGGGGCAGTTAAAGCTGTGCAAGAAGCCAAGCCTTCCCAATCCTGTCCCATTCTCTGGGGGCATTCTCGTCACACCAGTTTATCTTGTCTCCATCCTTGggttttttgtttctcttatgTTAGTAGTCGCATAA